From Candidatus Eisenbacteria bacterium:
CTTCTCCTCAGGCGCATTATCTATACTGTCATACGTTCGTACCTCCGCTAATCCTCGCTTGTTCAAACACATCGTTATCGCACTCGTCAACGTCGTCTTACCATGATCCACATGCCCTATCGTACCAATATTCACATGCGGCTTCGTACGCTCAAACCTAGGCTTTCCCATCTTTTACCCCCTCACTTTTGCAACTATTTGGTCTGCGAGAGCTGCCGACACGGGTTCGTACCTTGCGAACTGCATCGTAAAAACGCCTCTCCCCTGACTGAGAGAGCGAAGCCTTGTCGCGTAGCCAAACATTTCCGCGAGAGGTACGGTTGCGGCAATAACCTTAGCATTCCCTCTTACAAACATTCCGCCGATTCTCCCTCTTCTTCCGGAAAGATCTCCTGACACATCACCGACGTATTCCTCAGGAATAACCACCTCGACATCCATCACGGGTTCGAGAAGTCTCGGCCCCGCCTTCCGGGCTGCCTCCTTGAAAGCCATCGAGCCTGCAACCCGAAAAGCAACTTCCGATGAATCAACGTCATGATAGCTTCCGTCGATGAGCATCACTTTGACATTTATCACTGGATACCCTGCAAGAATTCCATTCTCAAGCGCATCCAGCACACCCTTACGCACTGCAGGGATGAATTCCCTTGGTATGACTCCGCCGGCAATCTTGCTTTCAAAGAGGAATCCTTCGGAGCCGGTGTACGGTTCCACTTTCAAGACAACGTCGCCGTACTGCCCCTTCCCGCCGCTCTGTCTTATGAACTTGCCTCTTGCCTCAGCCGCATCCGTAATCGTTTCCTTGTAGGCAACCTGAGGCCTTCCGATATTTGCCTCAACAGAGAATTCTCTCAACATCCTGTCCACGAGAATCTCGAGATGAAGCTCGCCCATCCCGGAAATCAGTGTCTGTCCTGTCTCAGGCTCGGTTCTGACTTTGAAGGTCGGATCCTCAACGGAAAGTTTATCGAGCGCCACCATGAGTTTTTCCTCATCGGCCTTGGTCTTTGGCTCGATGGCGACCGAAACTACCGGCGCAGGGAAATGTATCGATTCGAGGACAATGGGCTCTTTCTTGCTGCAAAGAGTGTCGCCGGTCACGACGTTTCTCATGCCGACGACTCCCACAATCTCACCGGCATAGGCCTCGGAGATTTCCTCTCTCTTGTTTGCATGCATTTGAACCAGACGGCCCACTCTCTCAGTCCGCCCTGTCCTTGCATTGAGAATCATGTGACCCGTAGCAAGAACACCCGAGTAGACTCTTACATAGACAAGCTTTCCCACAAAAGGATCGTTGGCAATCTTGAATACGAG
This genomic window contains:
- the fusA gene encoding elongation factor G, giving the protein MPRESPLANTRNIGIMAHIDAGKTTVTERILFYTGRVHRMGEVHDGAATMDWMEQERERGITITSAATTCSWRDHRINIIDTPGHVDFTVEVERSLRVLDGAVAVFCGVGGVEPQSETVWRQADKYRIPRLAFINKMDRIGSDFEGTVTQMKEKLGSLAIPIQIPVNVGDNFVGIIDLVDDVFVTYEEDSLGSNFFEQPIPGEMKKETEAKKHSMIEKVADFDEDLLVEYLDEEEISPELIRKAIRNATIGGHVVPVLCGAAFRNKGVQKLLDAVVDYLPSPLDIAPVDGFDIDTQEKLQRKHSDKDPFSALVFKIANDPFVGKLVYVRVYSGVLATGHMILNARTGRTERVGRLVQMHANKREEISEAYAGEIVGVVGMRNVVTGDTLCSKKEPIVLESIHFPAPVVSVAIEPKTKADEEKLMVALDKLSVEDPTFKVRTEPETGQTLISGMGELHLEILVDRMLREFSVEANIGRPQVAYKETITDAAEARGKFIRQSGGKGQYGDVVLKVEPYTGSEGFLFESKIAGGVIPREFIPAVRKGVLDALENGILAGYPVINVKVMLIDGSYHDVDSSEVAFRVAGSMAFKEAARKAGPRLLEPVMDVEVVIPEEYVGDVSGDLSGRRGRIGGMFVRGNAKVIAATVPLAEMFGYATRLRSLSQGRGVFTMQFARYEPVSAALADQIVAKVRG
- a CDS encoding GTP-binding protein — translated: MGKPRFERTKPHVNIGTIGHVDHGKTTLTSAITMCLNKRGLAEVRTYDSIDNAPEEK